In Nonlabens agnitus, the DNA window TTGATGACACCTTTGCGCACTTCCAGTTTAGTCTTGTTATTGGCATTTTCAGAAAAATCCAGAAACGTTTTTGAGGCTTCTAGCGCCACAATGTAGCTACCGTCAAAGATGATCTGGGAAAGAGTGGCCGTAAGATTAGCACTCTGTCTAGGCGAGAATGCTACGGGAACAAAAGTTCCAGGTTCGCCGCCAGCAATCTCTCCTGGTAGTGGCGTAATGGGTTGTTTCAGCTGATTTTGATAGTCTGCCGTACCAGTGACTTGCGGCAGGCCAGTTGCTGTAGTTTCCCATTTTTGCTTGAGCGCTGCAGCGATATCTCGCTTGGCATTCAAGGCTTGGTAGTTGTTGTTGAGCGCAAAATCGATGGCTTCTTCCAGCGTGAAAGCATAACTCTCCAGACCAGTTGTGGTTTGTTGTGAGTTCGCTTTCGCGAAAGCGAAAAACATCAAAATCAACGTCACATAGGATAATCTGTTCATTTAGTCGTGGTTTGATTGGGTTAGTTGGTTCAATATTTTACGTCCGGTAGGCGTGACGATACCGCGCAGGTGATATTCCAGATATTGATCGTACAGTTTGTCTTGTGGGAACTGATCTACTGGAAAAATGGAAATATCCTTTATTCCTTGAATGCCAATAAAATACATGCGTGCAACAAAGGTCTTGTCAATATTATCGCGGTAAAGTCCCAGGTCGATGCCTCTTTCTACATTGCGATAAATGCAATTATCCATAAAATCGTACATCTGTTTGTTGACCAGCTTGTGTATTTCTGGATAGTACTTTTGAAGCTGATAAATAGAAGAGGTGTTGTCACCTTTGAGTTCCCGCATGACATAGCTCTTGATCTCATAGAGCTCCTCAATGGGGTTGCGGTCCTCACAGGTAGAGATTTTTTCAACACCATTGCATATGTGATGACACATGTGCAGAGAGGTGGCTGCGACCAGTTCGCTCTTGTTTTTATAATGGGTGTAGAGCGTCTTCTTACTCATTCCCATCTTGTTGGCAATCTCGTCCATGGTTACACTTTTGAAACCATGGTTGATGAACATGTCCAGCGACTCTGTTAAAATTAATTCTTTAGTTTCCATAATTGAAGCTGCAAAAGTACACCTAGGAAACTTTAAAAACTAATAAAGTTTCCAAAGTTTTATATTTATTTAACATTGGACTATTTTTCATAGAAGATGTATGTAACCTTGCCTATTTTTGAAACCATGACATCAATGGAAAACTTGCGATCCCAATTTCTAGAATACCTACAGCAAAAGGTAACTTTAACAGAGCCTGCCGGGCTTTACGATCCCGTACATTATATCCTACAACTAGGCGGCAAGCGATTGCGACCATTAATGACGTTGATGAGCGCGCAGATGTATGGTGCGCCTGTCACTAGCGCCATGGATGCCGCCGTAGCGGTTGAGGTTTTTCACAACTTCACCTTGCTGCATGATGATATTATGGATGCTGCAGACTTGCGTCGTGGCCAGGCCACGGTCCATAAAAAATGGGATGTCAATACCGGTATTTTGAGTGGTGATGCGATGATGATCATGGCCTATCAACAGTTTCTATCCTATGAGCCTAAGACCTTCTATGATCTAAACAAACTATTTTCAAAGACAGCACTTGAGGTTTGTGAAGGCCAGCAATATGACGTGGATTTTGAAACTCGGGATGATGTTACTGTTGATGAATATCTATTAATGATCAAGCTCAAGACATCGGTTTTAGTGGGTTGTGCCCTGCAAATGGGAGCGATTATTGCGCAAAAAGATATTGTGGAGCAGGAAAAAATCTACAACTATGGTATCGAGTTGGGAATGGCGTTTCAATTGATGGATGACTATCTGGACGCCTTTGGTGATCCAGAGACTTTTGGAAAGGAAGTAGGCGGCGATATTAGAGAAAACAAGAAGACCTACTTGTACTTAAAATCTATTGACAACAAAGATTTTGCTGCAGAACTTAAAGATCTTTTCGCTCAAGATTACCGCAGCTTGACTGATCAAGAAATTGAAGATAAAAAGGCCCGAGCAAAAGAACTTTTTGTCAATAGTGGTGGCGCTAATCGCACACTGGAAGCGATTGAAGATTACACTCAAAAAGCCCTCAAAACCGTTGAGTCACTCGATATGGAAAAAGAGCACAAAACCATCTTGAAAAAGTTCTCTCAAGATCTTACGTCTAGAATAAGTTAACCATGGAACTGGCGCGCATTCAAGAACAGCTGGAAGCTAAACATCACATTTTTATGGTGTACCGCAATCAGGTGAATAAAGATCTGGAGCGATCTGGTTATGATGCGATTGTAGAGAATAATCCGCAAGAGTTTTTAGGAGCTTTGATCGACTTGTTGAATGAGGCGATTGAAGATCGAGACCCTAAGCTAAAGCAACTCTATTATCTCGCCGATGTCCAAGAAAAAAACCTAGAACATGGAATCGTTCTAGGTTTCTTATCCAGAGAATGGATCAAAATTAAGTATCGATTGAATCAGTAAGGGCTGGCGTACCAGCCCAAACCAATCATCAACAATAATTTTAATTGTTCATCTCTTCATTATATTCTTCAGTAGCATCTTTAATACGCTCACTCATAGTCTGATTGCTATTGCTGTTGAATTCTTCCATAAATTCTTCAATAGCATCACTTTTTTGATCGTCATATTTTTTACGTGACTTGATCAATTCCTTGTTTAGGTCGTATAATGCCTCGTCAATTTCCTCTAGGTTTTCTAGATTCTCATCAAGGTCTGTTTCGGCATTGTTTTTCTCCATCTCATACTCTTTCATCTCCTTTTGCACGTCTGCAACAGCATCCATCACATCGTCAATTTTTAAGTAAGCTGGCATTCTATTCACCATCTCATTAAAACTCGCTCTCAAGGTTTTTTGATAGGTATTTTTTTCGTCGTCTGCAGCTTCGTACAAGGCTATGCGGTCATCCTGTACTTTAGCATAATTATCAAAATTGATGATGGTCACATATCCAGTATCGTCATAATTCACATTGTCTACAAAATCTCTGTACGCATCATAATCTATGGAAGTATCGTTTTCAAGACTTAAGCGTATGTCCACAATCTCCTCGTTAAGATCCTGCACCGCTTCTTCTACATCGGCAATACGGCTTTTGATAGCACCTTCTGTAGCATTATCATTGCTTAAAGTAGCGTTTAAACGATCCATTCTATTTCTTACGTCTTTCACTTCCTTCATGACCAGATTAGTTTTTAAATAAGCCGGCATTTGTGCTACAAAAGTTTCAAAAGAAGCGTATGCTTTTTCACCATTCATCTTGTCTCTTAGATTGGGACTTGTAGAAAGATTTTTAATGTCATTCTGCAATTGGCCATATTCCTCAAAACCTGTAATGGTTAAGTTGTTATCCTTATCCACGTTTACATTGGTTTTCATTTCGTTTGCCATCGTTTCGGCATCCTCACGGGTTACAACAGCAACGACGTCAGAATCATCTTCCGTTGCGTCGTCTTCATCATACACTTCCATGACGAGCGTCTCATCCGTTTTTTCTTCTTTACATGCTGTCATCGCTAGAGAAACAGCAATCATTGTTATAAATATCTTTTTCATAGTTTTTGGTTTTGTAATAGCAACATACGACCATTGTGTAGGAATTACCCTTAATTTAATCATAAGTCTAGCGTGTGGAAGTCTATACCGCTTGATAATTAACACATATTATTATCGCATTAAAACCGAATTAACATACCGAGATCATGAGATGGGAAGCATCTGCATGGAAAGGAGTTGGGATGTGTAGGATGATTTCGCTTTCGCGAAAGCGAACTCTTAAAAAAGCACTCTTACAAACGGCTGCAACCCGTTTCTATAAATACTGCGATCCTCATTGAACAATACATCATAGCGAACGCCTATGACCACAGGACCATTAGAATAACCAGCGCCCAGGAATAATGCAGGAACCCAGTAATTGTCATCGAGAAATTGATCGTCCTCAAAATTTCTATTTACATTAAGCAATTCAAAATCAGAGCTAAGCTGGATCTCACGAATGGGTTGAAAGATACCGATAAAGCTACCACCTAGAATGGTGCTGGTAAAATCCAGCCCATCGTTAAAGCCATTGCGGTTATCAAAATTGCGCTTTACATAACTACCATTGAGACCGACGCCAACGCCTACATATGGATTGACCTGATAGATTGCCTGCGGTGCTACTTGAATTGCGGTGTATCCAGTGCTAAAATTGAGACCTAGATTACCTCCATAACGCACGCGATTCCAAAAGTCTGAACCAGCATCTTGAGCAACCATGCCGCTGCAAATCGAGATCCCAAAAAGTAAAGTGATTATCAGATTTTTAGAAAAAATAGAAGCCATTGTCTGAAGTTATAGTGCAATCGTTATAAATATACAAAACGCTATGCCGTACAAAGCCAATTCTTTACTTTTGCTGTAATTATCGAAAACGGGACTTTTCCCGATAGATTTATGGATAAATTTTCTTTTCTAAATGCAGCACACACTGCATTCTTTGCACAACTTTACGATGAATATCTAATCAATCCAGACCGCGTGGAGCCATCGTGGCGCGCATTTTTCCAAGGCTTTGATTTTGGAATGGAGTCTGCTGGTGATGGTGAAGTACAGGTAGTTTATGAAGATAGAGGCGAGACCAAAACAGTGGACGTGTCTGAAAAGATGCGCAAGGAATTTGAGGTGGTCCAGCTTATTGATGGCTACAGGACTCGTGGTCACTTATTTACCAAAACAAACCCAGTAAGGGAACGTCGCAAATACGAGCCTACTTTAGAACTATCCAACTTTGGACTTTCTGATGCAGATTTGAATACAGAGTTTGAATCTGGCGAATTGATCGGTTTAGGTAAAACCACCTTGAAGAATATTGTCAATCACTTGAAGCAAGTGTATTGTGACAGTATCGGTGTAGAATATATGTATGTGCGTTCTCCAGAGCAGGTCAAATGGATACAGAGCTGGTTGCATAGAAACAACAATCACCCAGATTTTGATAAATCCCAAAAATTACAGATTCTTAAGAAGCTTAATGAAGCAGTTTCTTTTGAATCCTTTTTGCATACAAAATACGTAGGACAGAAACGTTTCTCTTTAGAAGGGAACGAGTCGTTGATTCCTGCATTGGACAGCTTGATTGAAAACGCTGCAGATAAAGGCGTGAATCAGTTTGTGCTGGGAATGGCGCACCGTGGTCGTTTGAATGTGTTGAGTAACATCTTCGGCAAGCCGGTGTCTGATATCTTTTCAGAATTTGATGGTAAGGATTACGAGCAGGATATTTTTGATGGTGACGTTAAGTATCACTTAGGTTATACCAGCAAACGTAAAACCGATAATGGGAATCAAATCAACATCAACATTGTTCCCAACCCATCACACTTAGAAACCGTAGGCGCCGTAGTAGAAGGTATTGCGCGAGCAAAACAAGACATGCATACGCCAGACGACTTTTCTAAAGTATTGCCTATCGTACTGCACGGTGATGCGGCGATCGCAGGGCAAGGTGTAGTTTATGAAGTGGTGCAAATGGCAAAACTGGATGCCTATAAAACCGCTGGTACCATTCACCTAGTGGTGAACAACCAGGTAGGCTTTACTACAAATTATCTGGATGCTAGATCAAGCACCTATTGTACTGACATTGCTAAAGTGACTTTATCGCCTGTACTTCACGTCAATGCAGACGATGCAGAAGCTGTGGTACACGCCATGAACTTTGCATTTGAATATAGAATGCAGTTTCAGAGTGATGTATTTATCGACCTGTTGGGTTATAGAAAATACGGTCACAATGAAGGTGACGAGCCACGATTCACGCAACCACAATTGTATAAAGCCATCAGCAAGCATGAGAATCCGCGAGATATTTATGCAGATAAATTGTTGAAAGCTGGATTCATTGAGGAAAATACAGTGGCAGATCTAGAGAAGGCCTACAAAGACAAATTAGAGGATCAATTGATCACTTCCAGAAAACAAGAAAACACGGTGATCACGCCATTCATGCAGGATGAATGGGAAGGTTATGAAACGGCAGATGAAGAATTGATGATGAAGGTCGTCAAGTCTGGCGTGAAGAAAAAGACCCTTGAAGAGATCACTAAAACTATATCAACATTACCTAAGGATGAAAACTTCATCCGCAAGATCAAGAAGATTGTAGAATCCCGTCAGCAAATGTGGGATGAGGACAAACTGGATTGGGCCATGGGCGAGCACCTAGCTTACGGTTCCTTGATGCTAGAAGGCTACAATGTAAGAATGAGCGGTCAGGACGTGGAACGTGGAACTTTTTCTCACCGTCATGCGGTAGTAAAATCCGAGAATCATGAGAACGAATTTATTCTGCACAATTTCCTAGATGCAGAAGGTAAGATGGAAATCTATAACTCACACCTTTCAGAATATGGAGTAGTAGGTTTTGAGTATGGTTATGCCATGGCACAGCCAGAGACCTTGACCATTTGGGAAGCACAGTTTGGTGATTTCTCAAACGGTGCACAAATCATGATTGACCAGTACATCAGTGCTGGTGAGGACAAATGGAAAAATCAAAACGGACTGGTATTGCTATTGCCACATGGTTATGAAGGCCAAGGCGCAGAGCATTCCAGTGCGAGAATGGAGCGTTATTTACAATTGTGTGCTAAGGACAATATGTGGATGGCAAACTGTACGACGCCAGCAAACATGTTTCACCTATTGAGACGCCAGATGCTGGTCAACTACCGCAAGCCGTTGACCGTTTTTACTCCTAAATCATTGTTGAGAAGCCCACGTGCAGTGAGCTCTATTGATGAGTTTGTCAATGGTCATTTTCAAGAAGTGATCGATGTGGATGGTGACGCTTTCGCGAAAGCGGAAACCCTAGTATTCACTAGTGGTAAATTCTACTATGATCTATTGGAATATAGAGAAGAACACGACCGCAATGATGTTGCCCTTGTACGTGTGGAACAATTGTTCCCGCTACCGGTGGAGCAGATCAAGGAAGTGATCAAAAAATACGGATCCAAGGATGTCGTATGGGCGCAGGAAGAACCGCGCAACATGGGAGCTTATTCCCATTTAATGTTGCACATGCCAGAAACCAGAACATGGCGCGTGTGCTCAAGAAACATGTATGCCGCACCAGCTAGTGGAAGCTCTACAAGATCCAAAGCTAGACAGGCACGAGTAATAGAAGACGTATTTAATACCAACAAATAGCATTATGGCTCTAGAAATGAAAGTGCCCTCACCGGGCGAGTCGATTACAGAAGTAGAAATAGCAGAATGGCTGGTTGCCGATGGTGACTGGGTTGAAAAAGACCAGGCCATTGCAGAGGTAGATAGCGACAAGGCCACACTGGAATTACCAGCAGAGGCCAGCGGTATCATCACGCTTAAAGCTGAAGAAGGAGACGCTGTTGCCGTAGGTGCCGTCGTTTGCCTTATCGATACTGAAGCAGAAAACCCTAACGCTGGCGGCTCATCAGACAAAAAGTCTGAAGCAGATAGCAATGAAGAAGATGCTAAAAAAGCACCATCGTCCATGGGTAAAGGTGATGAAGGTGGCGGCAAGGCTCCAGAAAAAGAGATCGCCAAAAAAGATGACAAAACTGCGGACAAAAAGAATTCTGAAAAGGCACCACAGCCTAATCAGGCCAAAGATACTTATGCCAGCGGCACACCTAGTCCTGCTGCAAGAAAGGTACTTGATGAGAAAGGAATTGATACCAATTCTGTTAGTGGTTCTGGTCGTGATGGCCGCATCACTAAAGACGATGCTGTAAAGGCAGAAGGAAAGGCATCTATGGGAACTCCAGGAAATGGATCACGTGGCGAGTCACGTTCCAAGCTTTCTATGTTGCGTAGAAAAGTAGCAGAACGTCTGGTAAGTGCCAAGAATGAAACAGCGATGCTTACCACTTTCAACGAGGCAGACATGCACGCAATTTTTGCATTGCGTACAGAATATAAAGACGCCTTTAAAGCTAAGCATGGCGTTTCTCTAGGGTTTATGTCTTTCTTCACAAAAGCAGTGGTCAGAGCATTAGACATGTATCCAGCAGTGAACTCTATGATCGACGGTAAGGAGATGGTGTCTTATGACTTTAAGGATATTTCCATTGCTGTATCAGGACCTAAAGGATTGATGGTTCCCGTGATTAGAAATGCAGAGAACCTATCTTTTAGAGGTGTAGAACAAGAAGTAAAACGACTGGCACTAAGAGCTCGTGACGGTGAGATCACCGTGGACGAAATGACTGGTGGAACATTTACCATCACAAATGGTGGTGTCTTTGGTAGCATGATGAGTACACCTATTATCAATCCGCCGCAGAGTGCGATCCTAGGAATGCACAATATTATCGAGCGACCAGTGGTTATTGATGGCGATATTGTTGCAAGACCTATGATGTACCTAGCGGTTTCTTATGATCACAGAATCATCGACGGTAAGGAATCGGTAGGATTCTTAGTAGCGATCAAAGAAGCACTGGAAAATCCCATTGAGCTGTTGATGGATAACGATGTCAAGAAGGCATTGGAGCTATAGAAATATTGTTGAACCAATAAAGAGCGACAGCATCGCACCGAGCGTGTCGAAATGTCGAAATATGGTTTTACTATAAAATATGTTTAAAAAGCGACCTCAATCGAGGTCGCTTTTTATTTTTTCACTTTCGCGCCTGCCTATCTGCAGACGAGAATGCGAAATAATTCAGACGCTGAGGTCATTTTCATGGAATGGCGCAGTATATTTTGCCGTTCAAAACAATCCAAATACATGAGGTGCCTATTATTCATCTTACCCGTATTATTTTTCTCTTGCAAAAATGAAAATCAGCCTGAAAAGCAACTAGAAATCCCACAATCAGAAAACGAGGTAAAAACCTATCAAGCCGAGTTAGCCTATGAATATAAGGCCCAACTAGGTGAAGGTGCCTTATGGGATGCCGCAACGCAGAGGCTTTATTGGATCGATATTTTTGGAAAGGAACTCCATGTTTTTGATCCAGTAACCCATACAGACAAAACCTATGATACAGGATCGGTTGTAGGAACGGTAGTTTCCGTAAATGATGAGAAAGTGATGGTCGCTTTGGTAGAGGGAATTTTTTCTATTGATTTAACTACTGGAGCTGTTGAGTTGTTTTCAGACACCACGGATACTGAAGTTCCGGGTCGATTTAATGACGGCAAAGTAGATCCCAATGGGAATTTCTGGGTAGGATCCATGCCATGGGATCAAGAAGCTAGAATGGGTAAGCTCTATAAAATCGATGGTGAAGGAAATGCAACAGTAATGCTTACTGGTATAGGTATATCCAATGGTATTGTATGGGCAAAGGATAAATCGACCATGTATTCTATAGACACCAAGCTCAATAACGTGCGAGCTTTTGATTATGATGTCGCTACCAGTACCATAAGTAACGAGCGTGTCGTTGTTGAAGTTCCGGAAGAATTGGGAAATCCAGACGGTATGGCGATTGATGAAAATGACCAGCTCTGGATTGGACTATGGAACGGCGGTATCGTTGCCCACTATGACCCTAAAAGCGGCGAACTTTTATCTAAAATTGAAGTTCCTGCACATAATGTGACTTCTTGCGCTTTTGGCGGCGAGAATCTGGACGAGCTTTACATCACAACCGCAACCCAAGATATGACAGATGAAGAGATTGAAAAATATCCTCTGGCAGGTTCTGTTTTTGTGGTGAAACCTGGTGTACAAGGAGTAAAAAGTGCTGTTTTCGGCAAAAGCAACTAATACAGTAAAAAAACAAAGCCATCTGAAAAACGGTAGGTTTTTCAAGATGGCTTGATGTTGTAGGTTTTAAGATGAGACTAAATCCTATCAGCAATTGAAGCTTGACTCACTGGAATGTTGCGATCTATTTTTCCAATCATACCTTGTAAAGCCTTACCTGGGCCAACCTCGATAAATTCAGTAGCACCATCTTTGATCATTTCTTGAATAGACTGCGTCCATTTTACGGGAGCTGTAAGCTGGTAGATCAAATTAGTCACTATATCGTCTGTAGCTGTGGTAGCTAGATTCGTCACATTCTGATAGACGGGACATTTAGGCTTCTCAAATTCTGTTGCGTCAATAGCTTTGGCAAGGCGTTCTCTGGCTGGTTCCATTAATGGAGAATGAAAAGCACCACCAACAGGTAAGACCAAAGTTCTCTTGGCGCCTTTTTCCTTGAGTTTTTCGCAAGCCGCCTCAACGGCAGGAATTTCTCCAGAAATCACCAACTGGCCTGGACAATTATAATTGGCCGCAACCACAACACCACGAGTATCACTACAGACACGTTCAATAATGTCGTCCTGCAAACCTAATATGGCAGCCATGGTACTGGCCTGCATCTCACAGGCATCTTGCATGGCAAGAGCGCGTTCGCTAACAATGCGTAATCCATCTTCAAAACTCAATGCGCCAACGGCAGTCAAAGCACTTAATTCGCCTAGACTGTGACCTGCGACCATATCTGGAGCAAAATCATCACCCATTACTTTAGCTAGAATAACCGAATGTAAAAAAACCGCAGGTTGTGTCACCTTGGTTTCTTTGAGCTCTTCTGCAGTGCCTTCAAACATGATTTTAGAAATATCAAAGCCTAAAATCTCATTGGCTTTATGAAATAGATCTCGAGCCACCTCAAAGTGGTCATATAAGTCTTTTCCCATTCCCGTAAACTGGGCTCCTTGACCAGGAAATACGTATGCTTTCATATATTACTTTCTTAATTCAAATTTAAGGGATTATTTGGAGTTTGGCTTTAGCTATCCGTTCTAGGAATACTCGTCTAAAACAACTAAATCCTGAATGTTGTAATGCAAACAACCTAAGAACTAACGAAGCTCCCAAGTCTCATAATCAAAAGAGTACTTGTGGCGCTCATCAGTGCCGTGAGAAGTACTGTTTACCAGTTTCCATTTGGACTTGTCGATGCGTGGGAAGTAGGCATCAGCATCAAAGGTTCCATGTACTCTGGTCAGTTCGATTTTGTTGGCATATGACATACCTAGCGAGTAGATCTCGCCGCCACCTATAATAAATGGACTAGCATCATTACCTACAGCAGCTAGTGCCGTGTCCATATCGTGAACGATGATGGCATGATCACTGGTATAATTTTTATCACGTGTAATCACGATATGAGTACGATTAGGTAATGGCTTGTCAAAGCTGTCAAAGGTTTTGCGACCCATGATGATATGGTGACCTGTGGTCAAAGCTTTAAACCTCTTGAAATCATCTGGTAAATGCCAGACGATCTCGCCATTTTTACCTAGCTCATTATTTTCTCCAGCGGCCGCGATCATGGTGATTGTTTTGCTATTGGGAAGTGGAGCCATGGGATTATCCAGTTTCACCTCAGGCAATGGATGATTTTTGTCCACTTTGGATTGGAGCTTTTGGATCTTGTCCACTTGCTTTTGAACCAGTCTCTCGTACTGTCGCTTTTCCCATTCGGGACCTAGAATTCTCTTAGTGATGAATACATTAAAGGCGTGATAGGCAAGAAGTAGGAACCAGACCATGATAACCCAGATCCACCAGTCAATACCTAGAAACTGCGGTATTTCTTCCTGGATTAACAACTGGCTCGCAATGATCAAACCTACTGATCCTATTAGGAAAACCACAAAATGCGTGAATAATCTACGTTTTTGCTTGATGCGCAATCTCGCATTCTCAATCATCTCCTTTTGATCGGGATCGATTGCCTTACGTTCTCTTTTCTTACTACCTAACATTGGATTACATTTATATCAAATTTACGTGTTACACGCCATTCACTTTCTTAACCTATGTATAATTTAAGAACGCACTATCCTGCGCTCCAGGATTACACCTATCTCAACACCGCAGCTCATGGATTGATTAGTACCGTGGTGGTAGATTATAAGGCTTCCCTAAATCATGAGCTACTTCATCATCCAGCTTATTTTGCTGAGCGGCGCACACCATTTATGAACGAAGTGCGCAACAGTCTTTCCAGCTATCTTGATTCACATTACCATCTCACGGCTCTAGTATCTAATTTTTCACTCGCGTTCAATGCATTGCTGGAAGGTATTCCAGCCACAAAGAAGTTTTTACTGGTCAAAGGTGATTACCCATCCGTCAACTGGCCGGTAGAGGCTCGTAAATTTCAATGCTGTTATGCAGACCTCAATGCCTCTTTAGAAGAAAATATATGGCAAGCCTGTGAGCAACACCAGCCAGATTTCTTGGCATTGTCCATAGTCCAATATATTTCTGGTATTAGGATAAGCTTGAAGTTTTTGAAGGATCTAAAAGTCCAATTTCCGGACTTGATCATCATCGCAGATGGAACCCAGTATATAGGTGTGGAAGAATTTCGCTTTCGCGAAAGCGGAATAGACATACTCGCCGCATCCTGTTATAAATGGCTCGACGCTGGCGACGGTAATGCTTTTATCACCTTCAAAGAAGATGTGGTGGAACGGATCAAACCAAAATTTACCGGATTCAATAGCGTGCAGGATTTCAAGAACGACCGCGGCAGTTTTATGGGGCATTTTGAGCCTGGACATCAGGACATGATGGCCTTCGGTGGTTTGCAAAAAGCTGTTGAGTTTTGCGATGAATACGGTATGCAGCACATTGAAAAGCAAATAAAAATCCTTACTGATGCCGCGATGGATGCCTTTACACAACGTAACCTTTTAAAGCCTGAAGTAACGGCACGCGATCGTCATTCTTCTATTTTTAATATTAGCGGTGATGAGGTCTTGATGGAACGTCTAAGTGATCAAAACATCATCGTATCACAGCGTGGCGATGGCTTGCGCGTGAGCTTTTCCTATTACAACTCGATGGATGACCTGCATCGTTTGCTGGATGTGATCGACAGCCATTAAGGTTAATGCAGACGTCACCTTAAAAATGGAGATTGATTTGAGTCAACCATTTGTCAAGATGGATCTTAAAGAAAGCGCTTTTATTACGACTGTAATATCATATCTTAAACTTTAAAGGGTGTTGTGGTCATGTATAGTCGGTTTCTTTGAAAATGGCTAGCCTAAGCTCTAAGTTTGATAAAATTGTACTCCATG includes these proteins:
- a CDS encoding V-type ATP synthase subunit I domain-containing protein; the encoded protein is MKKIFITMIAVSLAMTACKEEKTDETLVMEVYDEDDATEDDSDVVAVVTREDAETMANEMKTNVNVDKDNNLTITGFEEYGQLQNDIKNLSTSPNLRDKMNGEKAYASFETFVAQMPAYLKTNLVMKEVKDVRNRMDRLNATLSNDNATEGAIKSRIADVEEAVQDLNEEIVDIRLSLENDTSIDYDAYRDFVDNVNYDDTGYVTIINFDNYAKVQDDRIALYEAADDEKNTYQKTLRASFNEMVNRMPAYLKIDDVMDAVADVQKEMKEYEMEKNNAETDLDENLENLEEIDEALYDLNKELIKSRKKYDDQKSDAIEEFMEEFNSNSNQTMSERIKDATEEYNEEMNN
- the odhB gene encoding 2-oxoglutarate dehydrogenase complex dihydrolipoyllysine-residue succinyltransferase; the protein is MALEMKVPSPGESITEVEIAEWLVADGDWVEKDQAIAEVDSDKATLELPAEASGIITLKAEEGDAVAVGAVVCLIDTEAENPNAGGSSDKKSEADSNEEDAKKAPSSMGKGDEGGGKAPEKEIAKKDDKTADKKNSEKAPQPNQAKDTYASGTPSPAARKVLDEKGIDTNSVSGSGRDGRITKDDAVKAEGKASMGTPGNGSRGESRSKLSMLRRKVAERLVSAKNETAMLTTFNEADMHAIFALRTEYKDAFKAKHGVSLGFMSFFTKAVVRALDMYPAVNSMIDGKEMVSYDFKDISIAVSGPKGLMVPVIRNAENLSFRGVEQEVKRLALRARDGEITVDEMTGGTFTITNGGVFGSMMSTPIINPPQSAILGMHNIIERPVVIDGDIVARPMMYLAVSYDHRIIDGKESVGFLVAIKEALENPIELLMDNDVKKALEL
- a CDS encoding TetR/AcrR family transcriptional regulator, with translation METKELILTESLDMFINHGFKSVTMDEIANKMGMSKKTLYTHYKNKSELVAATSLHMCHHICNGVEKISTCEDRNPIEELYEIKSYVMRELKGDNTSSIYQLQKYYPEIHKLVNKQMYDFMDNCIYRNVERGIDLGLYRDNIDKTFVARMYFIGIQGIKDISIFPVDQFPQDKLYDQYLEYHLRGIVTPTGRKILNQLTQSNHD
- a CDS encoding alpha-ketoglutarate decarboxylase, yielding MASIFSKNLIITLLFGISICSGMVAQDAGSDFWNRVRYGGNLGLNFSTGYTAIQVAPQAIYQVNPYVGVGVGLNGSYVKRNFDNRNGFNDGLDFTSTILGGSFIGIFQPIREIQLSSDFELLNVNRNFEDDQFLDDNYWVPALFLGAGYSNGPVVIGVRYDVLFNEDRSIYRNGLQPFVRVLF
- a CDS encoding 2-oxoglutarate dehydrogenase E1 component, which produces MDKFSFLNAAHTAFFAQLYDEYLINPDRVEPSWRAFFQGFDFGMESAGDGEVQVVYEDRGETKTVDVSEKMRKEFEVVQLIDGYRTRGHLFTKTNPVRERRKYEPTLELSNFGLSDADLNTEFESGELIGLGKTTLKNIVNHLKQVYCDSIGVEYMYVRSPEQVKWIQSWLHRNNNHPDFDKSQKLQILKKLNEAVSFESFLHTKYVGQKRFSLEGNESLIPALDSLIENAADKGVNQFVLGMAHRGRLNVLSNIFGKPVSDIFSEFDGKDYEQDIFDGDVKYHLGYTSKRKTDNGNQININIVPNPSHLETVGAVVEGIARAKQDMHTPDDFSKVLPIVLHGDAAIAGQGVVYEVVQMAKLDAYKTAGTIHLVVNNQVGFTTNYLDARSSTYCTDIAKVTLSPVLHVNADDAEAVVHAMNFAFEYRMQFQSDVFIDLLGYRKYGHNEGDEPRFTQPQLYKAISKHENPRDIYADKLLKAGFIEENTVADLEKAYKDKLEDQLITSRKQENTVITPFMQDEWEGYETADEELMMKVVKSGVKKKTLEEITKTISTLPKDENFIRKIKKIVESRQQMWDEDKLDWAMGEHLAYGSLMLEGYNVRMSGQDVERGTFSHRHAVVKSENHENEFILHNFLDAEGKMEIYNSHLSEYGVVGFEYGYAMAQPETLTIWEAQFGDFSNGAQIMIDQYISAGEDKWKNQNGLVLLLPHGYEGQGAEHSSARMERYLQLCAKDNMWMANCTTPANMFHLLRRQMLVNYRKPLTVFTPKSLLRSPRAVSSIDEFVNGHFQEVIDVDGDAFAKAETLVFTSGKFYYDLLEYREEHDRNDVALVRVEQLFPLPVEQIKEVIKKYGSKDVVWAQEEPRNMGAYSHLMLHMPETRTWRVCSRNMYAAPASGSSTRSKARQARVIEDVFNTNK
- a CDS encoding polyprenyl synthetase family protein, whose protein sequence is MTSMENLRSQFLEYLQQKVTLTEPAGLYDPVHYILQLGGKRLRPLMTLMSAQMYGAPVTSAMDAAVAVEVFHNFTLLHDDIMDAADLRRGQATVHKKWDVNTGILSGDAMMIMAYQQFLSYEPKTFYDLNKLFSKTALEVCEGQQYDVDFETRDDVTVDEYLLMIKLKTSVLVGCALQMGAIIAQKDIVEQEKIYNYGIELGMAFQLMDDYLDAFGDPETFGKEVGGDIRENKKTYLYLKSIDNKDFAAELKDLFAQDYRSLTDQEIEDKKARAKELFVNSGGANRTLEAIEDYTQKALKTVESLDMEKEHKTILKKFSQDLTSRIS